The region TCTGGATTCATGAAGAATTTCAACCAGAGATACTCTTCTGAAAGCACTTGCTGCTTCTTGAAACCCTTCCTCATCAGCAATTTTAGCGTATCCGGGATATAAAGTTTCCCATTCGAAATGTTCACCTTCTGCCGCAGCTCTTAAATTTTCCACTGTATTTCCAAAAGCTGAAGGATAAGTTTCTGTAATTTGGATAGGATGTCTTTCTTCAAGTAATTTAAAATATATTTCAGCGTGTTCTTTTTCATTTGCTGCCGTTTCCAGAAAAATATCAGAAATTTGATAATATCCTTCTTTTTTTGCAACGCTTGCATAAAAAGTATAGCGGTTTCTTGCCTGTGATTCGCCCGCAAAAGCCGCCATTAAGTTATGTTCTGTTCTTGTTCCTTTCATTGGTTTTTGTTCCATTTGAATTTCTCCTTAAATTTTTTTATTATACTGAAACGAATTTGCATATTATAAAGCAGATAAATACTGATGTTTCTACCCTATCGAGTAGAAACATTTTTCCAAATAACTAATAACCAGAATTGCTAAACCGTCATTGCGAGCATAGCGAAGCAATCCATAAAAAATAAAATGGATTGCCGCATCGAGTCTAAAGCCTCTCCTCGCAATGACGCGTAAATTTAATCAGCAACACGAGTTAATAAAAAAAATTATTTAAAGAATGACTCTAAATCATTAAGTTGTTCGGCTTCTTGTTTGAGTTCAACAAAAATTGAAGCCAGATCATCCTCGTTTAATCCTATATGGCTCAGGATTTCGTCATCAAAAAGATTTATACTAAAAACCTCATAATCAAGTATAAGATGAGAAAGGATATTCCCGAGATAGACAACAGTTGTAAGATTTTGTTGATTTTTGGATTCAAGCGGAGAGTGGTGATAAAGAATGACATCAGAGATCATTTCAGGCAGGTTCCAGTTTTCTGAAACAAAATGCCCGATGTGCTGGTGTGTAACATCGCAGTTTTTTTGTTCTGCCGCCATAATTTCGTCGCCAAAAAAAAGTGAGCCGGGGGCTTCTGAAAGTGCGCGGATATAATTGTCATGGTCATACTGGTCAAGTATAATTTTGCCTATATCGTGGAGAATTGCCGCACTAAAGATATGTTCATCAGCCTGAAAAAAAAGTTTTTGATATATATTTCTCGAGGCAATTGCTGTAAGAAGTGAATGTTTCCAGAATTTTTTGTAATCAAGGCTTGTTGCAGTACCTGATTTGGGGGCAAAAATCCTGAAAATACTAGAAGAAAGCACAAGGCTTTTTATTGTCGTAAATCCCATAATTGTAATTGCATGCTGAATAGAACTTATTTGTTTGGGAAAACCGTAATAGGCAGAATTTACCATTTTTAAAACTCTTGAGGTCAAACCGGAATCGTGTGAAATGATTTTGCTGAGTTGTGCGGCAGACGACTTAGGGTCCTGAACAAGCTCTGTAACTTTTGTAACCACTTCCGGCAAAGAAGGTAAATCTCTTAATTTTTCTTTTATGGATTTTGATTTTTTTTCGGCTTTTTGTTGAGAGCTTAATGGAGGGGCTTCCGTAAGCGAATAAACTTCTACTCCATAGTTTTTTAATTCCTGAATAATCCAGTTTCTTATATCTTCTTCGAGTGCCAGCCTATCATAAGTATATACCAAAACAGCGGAAAACTTCTTTCCTGGGGCGCTATTCATCAGTTCAACAAGTAACTGTCGCATATCAGGCTTACTATTGTTAATTTCCACATATGTTTTTACAAGTTCAAGCCTGTTTTGTTCGCAAAAGGACAGTATTTTTTCCTGCTGAATTTTATTTTCAACATATCTATCTGTTTTATCAGCTTTGTAAGATATTACATAGCCCACTACATTCATATTGACACCGGCTTAAGTGATGGAATTACTATCGGAATTGAATGTTTGTATAAAAACTCAATGTTATTTACAAACCAGTTCCAATCCATAGTATAATTCCTGTGTATAAATATATTCAACATTTATTTAATGTAGGATGCAAGGACAGTTTTATGTTCTTTATTGAAAAAATAAAAATTTCTTTGCGATGTGGAGGTGGCGTTGATGCAGGATAAACTCGTTTCCATTCGAAGCGGGAGTGAATTCGTTCTCTTTGATCCGGGATTTTCGCAATTTGCAGCGGCTTTTCCAAAAGAAGCTTTTGAATATCTTGATGAAATATCTGATTTAAAACAAAATCATCAGAAAAAATTTGCTTTTATAAATCTGGAAAATCAAATTGTGCCTGTAATAAAACTTTGCGCTTCTTTTTATCTCGGATGTATACTCTGGGGAAGCTATCTTTTCTGGAAATACAAAAGTGATGTCAGAGAAATTGAAGGAAATCCGCTTCTTTCTACAAACGAAAAAGAAGAAGACGATCTTAATTCTTCTCATGAAATTGATTTTATTATAAAATTTGTTG is a window of bacterium DNA encoding:
- a CDS encoding rubrerythrin family protein; amino-acid sequence: MEQKPMKGTRTEHNLMAAFAGESQARNRYTFYASVAKKEGYYQISDIFLETAANEKEHAEIYFKLLEERHPIQITETYPSAFGNTVENLRAAAEGEHFEWETLYPGYAKIADEEGFQEAASAFRRVSLVEILHESRYKKLLYNVENNRVFERDVKVQWKCNNCGYIHSATRAPEVCPVCNHPKAYYELFAETY
- a CDS encoding HDOD domain-containing protein; protein product: MNVVGYVISYKADKTDRYVENKIQQEKILSFCEQNRLELVKTYVEINNSKPDMRQLLVELMNSAPGKKFSAVLVYTYDRLALEEDIRNWIIQELKNYGVEVYSLTEAPPLSSQQKAEKKSKSIKEKLRDLPSLPEVVTKVTELVQDPKSSAAQLSKIISHDSGLTSRVLKMVNSAYYGFPKQISSIQHAITIMGFTTIKSLVLSSSIFRIFAPKSGTATSLDYKKFWKHSLLTAIASRNIYQKLFFQADEHIFSAAILHDIGKIILDQYDHDNYIRALSEAPGSLFFGDEIMAAEQKNCDVTHQHIGHFVSENWNLPEMISDVILYHHSPLESKNQQNLTTVVYLGNILSHLILDYEVFSINLFDDEILSHIGLNEDDLASIFVELKQEAEQLNDLESFFK